One region of Bosea sp. 29B genomic DNA includes:
- a CDS encoding aminopeptidase P family protein, with protein sequence MTDSRATCRFQSFSEPSDPSQVAPRVAALRAALAKQGLDGFIVPRADEHQGEYVPAHMARLAWLTGFTGSAGHAVVLADKAALIVDGRYTIQSAAQTDTSVVTPTKMEETPLDKWVEINLPAGGKLGYDPWLHTVDGVAKLEKAVSVAGGMLVPVTPNPIDALWSDRPAPPTAPVKAHPAAYAGESSADKLARIQQELAKAKVDALVLSDPHALAWTFNIRGGDVEHTPLPLGYAIVPREGRPTVFLAPEKITNEAGDAIGALGEIAPPQALEQQLTALGAAKAKVRLDSTTAASALATLIRDAGGTPEAGTDPIALMKAKKNAAELDGSRRAHLRDGAAIVRFLSWLAREAPKGGLTEIDAVAALEAERLKTGELRDVSFTTIAGAGPNAALPHYRVTESSNRRIEPGIFLVDSGGQYEDGTTDITRTMAVGEPSAEMRDRYTRVLKGHLAISRAVFPKGTSGAQLDAFARAPLWQAGLDFDHGTGHGVGSYLSVHEGPQRLSKLGTTPLEPGMILSNEPGYYKEGAYGIRIENLIIVEERQIPGGDRTMYGFETVTWCPYERALIDLSLLDEGELAWINAYHAEVWSNLAPLVEGEAKAWLEQACLPL encoded by the coding sequence ATGACCGATTCCCGCGCCACTTGCCGCTTCCAGTCCTTCTCCGAGCCGAGCGATCCGTCGCAGGTCGCGCCGCGCGTCGCGGCCTTGCGCGCCGCTTTGGCCAAACAGGGCCTCGACGGCTTCATCGTCCCCCGCGCCGACGAGCACCAGGGCGAGTACGTCCCTGCGCATATGGCGCGCCTCGCCTGGCTGACCGGTTTCACCGGCTCGGCCGGCCATGCTGTCGTGCTCGCCGACAAGGCGGCGCTGATCGTCGATGGCCGCTACACCATCCAGTCCGCCGCGCAGACCGACACCAGCGTCGTGACGCCGACAAAGATGGAAGAGACCCCGCTCGACAAATGGGTCGAGATCAATCTGCCGGCCGGCGGCAAGCTCGGCTACGATCCCTGGCTCCACACCGTCGATGGCGTCGCCAAGCTGGAGAAGGCGGTCTCGGTGGCCGGTGGCATGCTCGTGCCGGTGACGCCGAACCCGATCGACGCGCTCTGGAGCGACCGCCCGGCCCCGCCGACCGCTCCGGTCAAGGCGCATCCGGCCGCCTATGCCGGCGAAAGCAGCGCCGACAAGCTCGCTCGCATCCAGCAGGAGCTCGCCAAGGCCAAGGTCGACGCGCTCGTCCTCTCCGATCCGCATGCGCTGGCCTGGACCTTCAACATCCGCGGCGGCGATGTCGAGCACACGCCGCTGCCACTCGGCTACGCCATTGTGCCGCGCGAGGGCCGGCCGACCGTCTTCCTCGCCCCGGAGAAGATCACCAACGAGGCCGGCGACGCCATCGGCGCACTCGGCGAGATCGCCCCGCCCCAGGCACTGGAGCAGCAGCTCACGGCACTCGGCGCCGCCAAGGCCAAGGTCCGGCTCGATTCAACCACGGCGGCCTCGGCGCTGGCCACGCTGATCCGCGATGCCGGCGGCACGCCCGAAGCCGGCACCGACCCGATCGCGCTGATGAAGGCGAAGAAGAATGCAGCCGAGCTCGACGGCAGCCGCCGGGCGCACCTGCGCGACGGCGCGGCGATCGTCCGCTTCCTGTCCTGGCTGGCGCGCGAGGCGCCCAAGGGCGGCCTGACCGAGATCGACGCTGTCGCGGCGCTGGAAGCCGAGCGGCTGAAGACCGGCGAACTGCGCGACGTCTCCTTCACGACCATCGCCGGCGCCGGCCCCAATGCGGCGCTGCCTCATTATCGCGTCACCGAGTCGAGCAACCGCAGGATCGAGCCGGGCATCTTCCTAGTCGATTCCGGCGGGCAGTACGAGGACGGCACCACCGACATCACCCGCACCATGGCGGTTGGCGAGCCCAGTGCCGAGATGCGCGACCGCTATACCCGCGTGCTCAAGGGCCATCTCGCCATCTCGCGCGCGGTCTTCCCGAAAGGGACGTCGGGCGCCCAGCTCGACGCCTTCGCCCGCGCCCCGCTCTGGCAGGCCGGGCTCGACTTCGACCACGGCACCGGCCACGGCGTCGGCAGCTATCTCTCGGTCCACGAAGGGCCGCAGCGCCTGTCCAAGCTCGGCACCACCCCGCTCGAACCCGGCATGATCCTCTCGAACGAGCCCGGCTACTACAAGGAAGGCGCCTACGGCATCCGCATCGAGAACCTGATCATCGTCGAGGAGCGCCAGATCCCCGGCGGCGACCGCACCATGTACGGCTTCGAGACAGTGACCTGGTGCCCCTATGAGCGCGCGCTGATCGACCTCTCGCTGCTCGACGAGGGCGAACTCGCCTGGATCAACGCCTATCATGCTGAGGTCTGGAGCAACCTCGCGCCGTTGGTCGAAGGCGAGGCGAAGGCCTGGCTGGAGCAGGCGTGTTTGCCGTTGTAA
- a CDS encoding cysteine synthase family protein — MRPVMDSVVEAIGDTPLVRLDRLTRHLGVSGPILAKLDYLNPGFSKKDRAALGIIEEAEASGALKPGQTVVELTSGNMGTGLAIVCGIRGYPFIAVMSKGNSEERARMMRALGAEVVLVDQLPGSVPGQVSGGDLELVDHEAKRITRERGAFRADQFNRDGNWLAHYQTTGPELWEQSGGTIDAFVDFIGSGGSYVGVTRALKERSPAVRCYVVEPAGAAAAAGEAVTRPDHPIQGGGYAMADLAFLKDVPADGYLQVTGEEARETTRLLARLEGIFGGFSAGANVAAAVQLLRGREVGKTIAVIVCDSGLKYLSTDLWG; from the coding sequence ATGCGCCCAGTGATGGATTCCGTCGTCGAGGCGATCGGCGACACGCCGCTCGTCCGGCTCGACCGCCTGACGCGGCATCTCGGCGTGAGCGGGCCCATCCTCGCCAAGCTCGACTATCTCAATCCCGGCTTCTCGAAGAAGGACCGGGCCGCGCTCGGCATCATCGAGGAGGCGGAAGCGTCGGGCGCGCTGAAGCCCGGCCAGACCGTGGTCGAGCTCACCTCCGGCAATATGGGCACCGGCCTGGCGATCGTCTGCGGGATCAGGGGCTACCCCTTCATCGCCGTGATGTCGAAGGGCAATTCGGAAGAGCGCGCCCGGATGATGCGAGCGCTCGGGGCCGAGGTCGTGCTGGTCGACCAGCTACCCGGCTCGGTGCCGGGGCAGGTCTCGGGCGGCGATCTCGAACTCGTCGACCACGAGGCGAAGCGGATCACAAGGGAGCGCGGCGCCTTCCGCGCCGACCAGTTCAACCGCGACGGCAACTGGCTGGCGCATTACCAGACGACCGGCCCGGAACTCTGGGAGCAGAGCGGCGGGACGATCGACGCCTTCGTCGATTTCATCGGCTCGGGCGGCAGCTATGTCGGAGTGACCAGGGCGCTGAAGGAGCGCAGCCCGGCTGTGCGCTGCTATGTGGTCGAGCCGGCCGGGGCTGCAGCCGCAGCGGGCGAGGCGGTGACCCGGCCTGATCATCCGATCCAGGGCGGTGGCTACGCGATGGCCGATCTCGCTTTCCTCAAGGATGTGCCGGCGGATGGCTATCTGCAGGTCACCGGCGAAGAGGCGCGCGAGACGACGCGCCTGCTGGCGCGGCTTGAGGGGATTTTCGGCGGGTTCTCGGCCGGGGCGAATGTCGCGGCGGCGGTTCAGCTGCTGCGCGGACGCGAGGTGGGGAAGACGATTGCGGTCATCGTCTGCGATTCCGGGCTGAAGTATCTGTCGACTGATTTGTGGGGGTGA
- a CDS encoding AzlD domain-containing protein, whose translation MTLDPINLAAFLGMALVTYLTRIAGLALVGRLNLSPRAQAAFDAIPPAVLIAVIAPSALATGWPETVAALVCGLAATRLPLLGVVAVGVATVVALRMVA comes from the coding sequence ATGACACTCGATCCGATCAACCTCGCCGCTTTCCTCGGCATGGCGCTGGTGACCTATCTCACCCGCATCGCCGGTCTCGCCCTCGTCGGTCGGCTCAACCTGTCGCCGCGGGCGCAGGCGGCCTTCGACGCGATCCCACCGGCCGTGCTGATCGCGGTGATCGCGCCGAGTGCATTGGCGACCGGCTGGCCCGAGACGGTCGCAGCATTGGTGTGTGGGCTGGCTGCGACGCGGTTGCCGCTGCTCGGCGTGGTTGCCGTCGGCGTCGCGACCGTGGTTGCCTTGCGCATGGTGGCCTGA
- a CDS encoding AzlC family ABC transporter permease, which translates to MSWKDEARAGLNDIWPAALAAVPIGLLFGALAAGKGLSPFEVFLMSVLVFAGGAQFAAVELWTSPAPIFALVFSTALINARHILMSASIAPKLKGFSNAQIFGGLYYMADENWALAEKRARSHPVTPAYWFAMVVPFVLGWLTTSTTGAIIGAALGDPKRYGADFAFTALFIALTAAFWKGRVTAWTVAAAGIASALAYKLAGPPWHVLAGALCGLAAAWIAAGDLAEKPVESLAE; encoded by the coding sequence ATGTCCTGGAAAGACGAAGCCCGTGCAGGGCTCAATGACATCTGGCCGGCGGCGCTGGCGGCGGTGCCGATTGGCCTGCTCTTCGGCGCGCTCGCTGCCGGCAAGGGCCTCTCGCCGTTCGAGGTCTTCCTGATGAGCGTGCTCGTCTTCGCCGGCGGAGCGCAATTCGCCGCGGTCGAGCTCTGGACGAGCCCGGCGCCGATCTTCGCGCTGGTGTTCTCGACGGCGTTGATCAATGCCCGTCACATCCTGATGAGCGCCTCGATCGCCCCGAAGCTCAAGGGCTTCTCCAACGCGCAGATTTTCGGCGGGCTCTATTACATGGCCGACGAGAACTGGGCGCTGGCCGAGAAGCGGGCGCGCAGCCATCCGGTCACGCCGGCCTACTGGTTCGCCATGGTCGTGCCCTTCGTGCTCGGCTGGCTGACGACCTCGACTACCGGCGCGATCATCGGCGCCGCGCTCGGCGACCCCAAGCGCTACGGCGCCGATTTCGCCTTCACCGCGCTGTTCATCGCGCTGACTGCTGCCTTCTGGAAAGGACGTGTCACCGCTTGGACGGTGGCGGCTGCAGGCATCGCCTCGGCACTGGCCTACAAGCTCGCCGGGCCGCCCTGGCATGTGCTGGCGGGCGCACTCTGCGGCCTCGCCGCCGCCTGGATCGCCGCGGGCGATCTCGCCGAGAAACCCGTCGAAAGCCTGGCCGAATGA
- a CDS encoding AraC family transcriptional regulator yields the protein MDLISQGDALQEMPLREGEHARLFTAARFSGLECLSAQFSTHTYSPHAHETYAVGTILSGCELWHARGRTLFARTGDLVFNHPLDVHDGAPSEGGYRYRMTYPTIELMREVAISLTGDETIGTPFFPEPTVQDPEGSALFSEAHRALEEGGDGLAGEEGLLRAYGWCLSRHADLSIRDVGRERGPIAQAKELLEQRYDEDLSLADLTQRSGLPRHHLIRAFRRETGLTPHAYLVDVRVRRARERLRRGESPGAVAAATGFCDQAHLTRAFKARLGVTPGVFRAAHHG from the coding sequence ATGGATCTGATCAGCCAAGGCGACGCATTGCAGGAGATGCCGCTCCGGGAGGGCGAGCACGCCCGCCTGTTCACGGCGGCGCGCTTCTCCGGGCTGGAATGCCTGTCGGCGCAGTTCTCGACCCACACTTATTCGCCGCACGCCCATGAGACCTATGCAGTCGGCACGATCCTGTCGGGCTGCGAGCTCTGGCATGCCCGTGGCCGCACGCTCTTCGCCCGCACTGGCGATCTCGTCTTCAACCACCCGCTCGATGTCCATGACGGCGCGCCGAGCGAGGGCGGCTATCGCTACCGGATGACCTATCCAACGATCGAGCTGATGCGCGAGGTCGCGATCTCGCTGACCGGCGACGAGACGATCGGAACCCCTTTCTTCCCTGAACCGACCGTGCAGGACCCGGAGGGCTCGGCCCTGTTCTCGGAAGCGCATCGCGCGCTGGAGGAGGGCGGCGACGGTCTCGCCGGCGAGGAAGGCCTGCTGCGTGCCTATGGCTGGTGCCTGTCGCGCCATGCCGATCTCTCGATCCGCGATGTCGGGCGCGAGCGCGGGCCGATCGCGCAGGCGAAAGAGCTGCTCGAGCAGCGCTATGACGAGGACCTGTCGCTGGCGGACCTGACGCAGCGCTCCGGCCTGCCGCGGCATCACCTGATCCGGGCCTTCCGGCGCGAGACCGGGCTGACGCCGCATGCCTATCTCGTCGATGTCCGCGTCCGCCGCGCCCGCGAGCGGCTGCGGCGCGGCGAATCCCCCGGCGCGGTCGCGGCCGCCACCGGGTTCTGCGACCAGGCGCATCTGACTCGCGCCTTCAAGGCGAGGCTCGGCGTGACGCCGGGCGTCTTCCGCGCCGCCCATCACGGCTGA
- a CDS encoding MFS transporter yields MSDSLSATADAELVGIVPEERTAAWPAVFALSMGVFALVSAEFLPASVLTSIAADLSISVGAAGQTVTVTSLVGVAAAIFTPIVTSRFDRRLVLWSLLSLLALSSLVTALANGFVMLLAARFLLGLALGGFWSMAPALTLRLVPAQSVPRALALISAGVSAAFIGGGPLGAYLDSLIGWRMVFGLSAALAGVALLALLATMPALPPQAAPRLGTLGVLLSRPSIRLMLISVLVIISGQFTGFTYIRPFLEHAPQLGVTAITVVLLGYGLGNVVGNFAGGAVAGRGVKLAIVSFALAIGVLALVMLQFGASPIVAGITVALWGFAFGFAPVGFQTWMVRVAADHAESASGLVTAAFLVAIASGAVLGGLLVNHVGGLGPIGYMAVATLAGALLVLVAGKEPPRP; encoded by the coding sequence ATGTCGGATTCCTTGTCAGCCACAGCCGATGCCGAACTTGTCGGCATCGTGCCCGAAGAGCGCACGGCCGCCTGGCCGGCGGTCTTCGCCCTCTCCATGGGTGTATTCGCACTGGTCAGTGCCGAATTCCTGCCCGCCAGCGTCCTGACCTCGATCGCCGCCGATCTCTCGATCAGCGTCGGCGCCGCCGGACAGACTGTCACAGTGACCTCGCTGGTCGGCGTCGCCGCGGCGATCTTCACGCCGATCGTCACCAGCCGCTTCGACCGGCGCCTGGTGCTCTGGTCGCTGCTGTCGCTGCTCGCTCTGTCGAGCCTGGTCACGGCGCTGGCCAACGGCTTCGTCATGCTGCTGGCGGCGCGCTTCCTGCTCGGCCTTGCGCTCGGCGGCTTCTGGTCGATGGCGCCGGCCCTGACGCTGCGGCTCGTGCCGGCGCAGTCGGTGCCGCGGGCGCTGGCGCTGATCTCGGCCGGGGTCTCGGCCGCCTTCATCGGCGGCGGGCCGCTCGGGGCCTATCTCGATTCCCTGATCGGCTGGCGCATGGTGTTCGGGCTCTCGGCTGCGCTCGCTGGCGTCGCCCTGCTGGCGCTGCTGGCGACGATGCCGGCCCTGCCGCCGCAGGCGGCGCCGCGGCTGGGCACGCTGGGAGTTCTGCTCTCGCGCCCGAGCATCCGGCTGATGCTGATCTCGGTGCTCGTCATTATCTCCGGGCAGTTCACCGGTTTCACCTATATCCGGCCCTTCCTCGAGCATGCGCCGCAGCTCGGCGTCACGGCGATCACTGTCGTGCTGCTCGGCTACGGTCTCGGCAATGTCGTCGGCAATTTTGCCGGCGGCGCGGTGGCGGGGCGCGGCGTCAAGCTCGCCATCGTCTCGTTCGCGCTGGCGATCGGCGTGCTGGCGCTGGTCATGCTCCAGTTCGGCGCCTCGCCGATCGTGGCGGGGATCACGGTGGCGCTCTGGGGCTTCGCCTTCGGCTTCGCGCCGGTCGGCTTCCAGACCTGGATGGTGCGCGTCGCGGCCGACCATGCCGAATCGGCGAGCGGGCTCGTGACGGCGGCCTTCCTGGTCGCGATCGCCAGCGGCGCGGTGCTGGGCGGCCTGCTGGTCAACCATGTCGGCGGCCTCGGCCCGATCGGCTACATGGCGGTGGCGACGCTTGCCGGCGCGCTGCTGGTGCTCGTCGCCGGCAAGGAGCCGCCGCGTCCCTGA
- a CDS encoding AraC family transcriptional regulator — MLDQSSRRSGPDPLTEMLRGLRLEGVDYARYEMTTPWCLLFPAQPAARLHFMAERGCWLRTPEGEWCRLEQGDAVLMPRGVEHALASEPGLSAKPNGNCAFQHCCGEIAEARGGAGEGDATLFFSASLCFNVDAQHPMLRMMPELMWVHEMAVAEPAIPALLTTMACELALDRVGAGGILTRLADVVAAALIRSWVERGCGSASGWVAAARDPDIGRVLAAIHLNPSEDWTVDALAKVMHASRSAFAERFASVVGETPARYVLQVQMQQARQWLERDRMRISAVARRLGYDSEASFSRAFKRVIGKPPSHFRNAEPPIRATRPVDASPAGSASGRLADHRPPSLRRDDHEHPPAID, encoded by the coding sequence ATGCTTGACCAATCGTCCAGAAGATCGGGACCCGACCCGCTCACGGAGATGCTCCGAGGGCTCCGGCTCGAAGGCGTAGACTACGCCCGCTACGAGATGACGACGCCCTGGTGCCTGCTGTTTCCGGCCCAACCGGCGGCGCGTCTTCACTTCATGGCCGAGCGGGGCTGCTGGCTGCGCACGCCCGAGGGCGAGTGGTGCCGGCTCGAACAGGGCGATGCCGTGCTGATGCCCCGCGGCGTCGAGCATGCTCTTGCCAGCGAGCCCGGCCTCTCGGCGAAGCCCAACGGCAACTGCGCCTTCCAGCACTGCTGCGGCGAGATCGCCGAGGCGCGCGGCGGGGCGGGAGAAGGCGACGCGACCTTGTTCTTCAGCGCCAGCCTCTGCTTCAACGTCGATGCCCAGCACCCGATGCTGCGGATGATGCCGGAGCTGATGTGGGTGCATGAGATGGCGGTGGCCGAGCCGGCCATCCCCGCCTTGCTGACCACCATGGCCTGCGAACTCGCGCTCGATCGCGTCGGCGCCGGTGGCATCCTCACCCGCCTGGCGGACGTGGTCGCCGCCGCCCTGATCCGCTCCTGGGTCGAGCGCGGCTGCGGCAGCGCCAGCGGCTGGGTCGCCGCCGCCCGCGATCCCGATATCGGCCGCGTGCTCGCCGCGATCCATCTCAACCCGAGCGAGGACTGGACGGTCGATGCGCTCGCCAAGGTGATGCACGCCTCGCGCTCCGCCTTCGCCGAGCGCTTCGCCAGCGTCGTCGGCGAGACGCCGGCCCGCTATGTCCTGCAGGTCCAGATGCAACAGGCCAGGCAATGGCTGGAGCGCGACCGGATGCGGATCTCGGCCGTGGCGCGCCGCCTCGGCTACGATTCGGAGGCTTCGTTCAGCCGCGCCTTCAAGCGCGTGATCGGCAAGCCGCCGAGTCATTTCCGCAATGCCGAGCCGCCGATCCGCGCGACGCGGCCGGTCGACGCCTCCCCTGCCGGCAGCGCCTCGGGGCGCCTCGCCGACCACAGACCGCCAAGCCTTCGACGGGACGACCATGAGCATCCGCCAGCAATTGATTGA
- the pepT gene encoding peptidase T, which produces MSIRQQLIERFFRYVAVTSQSDIKATTLPSTPGQQRLAELLADELRALGLDDVVIDDRATVTALKRGTVAGAPRIGFIAHLDTFDAGLSPDIRPQLLRFEGEDLCLNRDRDIWLRVAEHPQLRDWQGAEIIASDGTSVLGADNKAAVTVVMTLLANLGPQDRHGDIAVAFVPDEEIGLRGAKVIDLARFPCDFAYTIDCCELGEVVIENFNAAAVEITLSGVSTHPMSAKGVLVNPVLMAQDFISRFDRAETPENTEGREGYVWFNAITANASEARLGALIRDFDKERFEARKRRFSEVTTEIAALYPTGRVECVVSDTYGNIHDSLGDDERPVELLFGALEALQIRKKQIPMRGGTDGAALSARGLPTPNFFTGAYNFHSRYEFLPVPAFEKSYEVARMICTLAAGRG; this is translated from the coding sequence ATGAGCATCCGCCAGCAATTGATTGAGCGCTTCTTCCGCTATGTCGCGGTCACCAGCCAGAGCGACATCAAGGCGACGACGCTGCCGAGCACGCCGGGCCAGCAGCGCCTCGCCGAACTCCTGGCCGACGAACTGCGCGCGCTCGGCCTCGACGACGTCGTCATCGACGACCGCGCCACCGTCACGGCGCTGAAGCGGGGCACTGTGGCGGGCGCGCCCAGGATCGGCTTCATCGCCCATCTCGACACCTTCGACGCCGGCCTCTCGCCTGATATCCGTCCGCAGCTCCTGCGCTTCGAGGGTGAGGACCTCTGCCTCAACCGCGACCGGGACATCTGGTTGCGCGTCGCCGAGCATCCGCAACTGCGCGACTGGCAGGGCGCTGAGATCATCGCCAGCGACGGCACCAGCGTGCTCGGCGCCGACAACAAGGCGGCGGTCACCGTGGTCATGACCCTGCTCGCCAACCTCGGCCCGCAGGATCGCCATGGCGACATCGCCGTCGCCTTCGTGCCGGATGAGGAGATCGGCCTGCGCGGCGCCAAGGTCATCGACCTCGCCCGCTTCCCTTGCGACTTCGCCTACACGATCGACTGCTGCGAGCTTGGCGAAGTAGTGATCGAGAACTTCAACGCCGCCGCCGTGGAGATCACCCTCTCCGGCGTCAGTACCCACCCGATGTCGGCCAAGGGCGTGCTGGTGAACCCGGTGCTGATGGCGCAGGATTTCATCAGCCGCTTCGACCGGGCAGAGACGCCGGAGAACACCGAAGGTCGCGAGGGCTATGTCTGGTTCAACGCCATCACCGCCAATGCCAGCGAAGCCAGGTTGGGCGCGCTGATCCGCGATTTCGACAAGGAACGCTTCGAAGCGCGTAAGCGCCGTTTCAGCGAGGTCACCACGGAGATCGCCGCGCTCTACCCGACCGGCCGCGTCGAGTGCGTGGTGAGCGACACCTATGGCAACATCCATGACAGCCTGGGCGACGACGAACGCCCGGTCGAGTTGCTGTTCGGCGCGCTTGAAGCGCTGCAGATCAGGAAGAAGCAGATCCCGATGCGTGGCGGCACCGACGGCGCTGCCCTCTCGGCGCGCGGCCTGCCGACGCCGAACTTCTTCACCGGCGCCTATAACTTCCACTCGCGCTACGAATTCCTGCCCGTCCCGGCCTTCGAGAAATCCTATGAGGTGGCGCGGATGATCTGCACGCTGGCGGCGGGGCGGGGGTAG
- the ligA gene encoding NAD-dependent DNA ligase LigA: MPQTVPTPVEDLTPEAARAEHEMLGPEIAAANAAYHSDSAPIMDDATFDAKFRRLTALESAFPELKGAEALSEKVGAKPSGKFAKIRHRVPMLSLNNAFADEDIADFVTRVRTFLGRKDDQPIAFTAEPKIDGLSLSLRYEKGELVSAATRGDGEEGEDVTANARTISEIPHRLKGKDVPEIAEVRGEIYLGHADFAAINQRQREKEEREFANPRNAAAGSLRQLDVSITASRPLRFFAYAWGEMPVLPAPTQFGVVEAFARWGFRTNPLMARCESVEALLAHYRSIEAQRATLGYDIDGVVYKVDDLSLQARLGFVARAPRWAIAHKFPAELATTVLEAIDIQVGRTGALSPVARLKPVTVGGVVVTNATLHNEDYIRGFDSKGLPIRDGSDIRIGDTVTVKRAGDVIPRVEAVDLAKRPADAQPYVFPTTCPVCGSDAVREHNPRSGKEDAVRRCTGGLICEAQAVERLKHFVSRDALDIDGLGDKQIEFFHDDPDLPVKQPADIFTLAERDAASLKKLKDKEGFGATSTKKLFEAIDDRRKPPLNRFIFGLGIRHIGETNARLLARHYGSFEALQAACLAAENPESEERAALDAIDGVGPTVVEALLQFFAEEHNQQMLARLLGEVTPQPLEAVASSSPVAGQIVVFTGALERMTRDEAKAMAERLGAKVAGSVSSKTDLLVAGPGAGSKLKDAAKHGVKVIDEAGWFELVGG; encoded by the coding sequence ATGCCTCAGACTGTTCCCACACCCGTCGAAGATTTGACGCCCGAAGCCGCCCGCGCCGAGCATGAAATGCTCGGGCCGGAGATTGCCGCCGCGAATGCCGCTTATCACAGCGACAGTGCGCCGATCATGGACGACGCGACCTTCGACGCGAAGTTCCGCCGGCTGACCGCGCTGGAAAGCGCCTTTCCGGAGCTCAAGGGGGCTGAGGCGCTGTCCGAGAAGGTCGGCGCGAAGCCCTCGGGCAAGTTCGCCAAGATCCGGCATCGCGTGCCGATGCTTTCGCTCAACAACGCCTTCGCCGACGAGGACATCGCCGATTTCGTCACGCGCGTCAGGACCTTCCTCGGCCGCAAGGACGATCAGCCGATCGCCTTCACCGCGGAGCCGAAGATCGACGGGCTCTCGCTGTCGCTGCGCTACGAGAAGGGCGAGCTGGTCAGCGCCGCGACGCGTGGCGACGGCGAGGAGGGCGAGGACGTCACCGCCAATGCCCGCACCATCTCCGAGATCCCGCACCGGCTGAAGGGCAAGGACGTGCCTGAGATCGCCGAGGTGCGCGGCGAGATCTATCTCGGCCATGCCGACTTCGCCGCGATCAACCAGCGCCAGCGCGAGAAGGAAGAGCGCGAATTCGCCAATCCGCGCAACGCCGCCGCCGGCTCGCTGCGCCAGCTCGACGTCTCGATCACCGCGAGCCGGCCCCTGCGCTTCTTCGCCTATGCCTGGGGCGAGATGCCGGTCCTGCCGGCGCCGACGCAGTTCGGCGTGGTCGAAGCCTTTGCGCGCTGGGGCTTCAGGACCAATCCGCTCATGGCGCGCTGCGAGAGCGTCGAGGCGCTGCTGGCGCATTACCGGTCGATCGAGGCGCAGCGCGCCACGCTCGGCTACGACATCGACGGCGTGGTCTACAAGGTCGACGATCTTTCGCTGCAGGCCAGGCTCGGCTTCGTCGCGCGGGCGCCGCGCTGGGCGATCGCGCACAAGTTCCCGGCCGAGCTTGCGACCACCGTGCTGGAGGCGATCGACATCCAGGTCGGCCGCACCGGGGCGCTCTCGCCGGTGGCGCGGCTGAAGCCTGTGACGGTCGGCGGCGTCGTGGTCACCAATGCGACGCTGCACAACGAGGACTATATCCGCGGCTTCGATTCGAAGGGCCTGCCGATCCGTGACGGCAGCGACATCCGCATCGGCGACACCGTCACGGTGAAGCGCGCCGGTGACGTGATCCCGCGCGTCGAGGCGGTCGACCTCGCCAAGCGCCCTGCCGACGCGCAGCCTTACGTCTTCCCGACGACCTGCCCGGTCTGCGGTTCGGATGCGGTTCGCGAGCATAATCCGCGCTCGGGCAAGGAGGATGCGGTGCGCCGCTGCACCGGCGGGTTGATCTGCGAGGCGCAGGCGGTCGAGCGTCTGAAGCACTTCGTCTCGCGCGACGCTCTCGACATCGACGGGCTCGGCGACAAGCAGATCGAGTTCTTCCACGACGATCCCGACCTGCCGGTGAAGCAGCCGGCCGACATCTTCACGCTGGCTGAGCGCGATGCCGCCAGCCTGAAGAAGCTCAAAGACAAGGAAGGCTTCGGCGCGACCAGCACCAAGAAGCTGTTCGAGGCGATCGACGACCGGCGCAAGCCCCCACTCAACCGCTTCATCTTCGGGCTCGGCATCCGCCATATCGGCGAAACCAATGCACGCCTGTTGGCGCGCCATTACGGCTCGTTCGAGGCGCTGCAGGCAGCCTGCCTCGCCGCCGAGAACCCCGAAAGCGAGGAGCGCGCGGCGCTCGACGCGATCGACGGCGTCGGCCCGACCGTGGTCGAGGCGCTGCTGCAATTCTTCGCCGAGGAGCACAACCAGCAGATGCTCGCCCGGTTGCTGGGAGAGGTGACGCCGCAGCCGCTGGAGGCGGTGGCGTCCTCCAGCCCGGTCGCGGGCCAGATCGTCGTCTTCACCGGCGCGCTCGAACGCATGACCCGCGACGAGGCCAAGGCGATGGCCGAGCGACTCGGTGCCAAGGTCGCCGGCTCGGTCTCGTCGAAGACCGATCTGCTGGTGGCGGGGCCGGGTGCCGGCTCGAAGCTCAAGGATGCCGCCAAGCACGGGGTCAAGGTGATCGACGAAGCCGGCTGGTTCGAGCTGGTCGGAGGGTAG